Proteins from one Hydrogenivirga caldilitoris genomic window:
- a CDS encoding cbb3-type cytochrome c oxidase subunit I, whose amino-acid sequence MRVEGSIRFIILSEIVFPILLLVFGVYHGVMQVLYRAGIIKADSFLGIDYYQGLTLHGVINAIVFTTFFAVAFGNAVVLYLLKKPLRPAIQWLSWILMVGGTLMAAWAMFTKKATLLYTFYPPLIGHWTFYIGTVLLVVGSLLPFFFDWIPNAIAWRREKQEKLPLAVFGVFVNHTLWTIMIVPVAIEILFQLFPLSVGWVDEINPLLARTLFWFFGHPVVYFWLLPAYVMLYTMLPKIASEKGKLYSDQAARLAFILFLLFSLPVGLHHQFTEPGISNAWKLIHAIFTFCVALPSLITAFTVAASLEYSAKAEDPSVKNSKFYWWMRLPYLRLEGDKWLLSYLFAGLVLFFFGGITGIVNASYNLNLAVHNTAYVPGHFHTTVGGLVLLAFLGMSLYMVSKLRGTEVKFKGLAALAPYFWMQGMFMFSYAMMVGGALEGFPRRTNAGLTYLNPDSPLYRPEWVGYAQLSVVGGVLLGIGFLFFLIAFLGTLLAPKVREATVEFPIAEAYHDGPSTVLNNLKGWTVAAVLLAVLSYIPPLYDVTQRGVFQNSPAYNEQYPIPLKQLQQTQKESKELSLREER is encoded by the coding sequence ATGAGAGTGGAAGGTAGCATCAGGTTCATAATCCTGAGTGAGATAGTTTTTCCCATTCTCCTCCTTGTTTTCGGTGTTTATCACGGCGTCATGCAGGTTCTATACAGAGCGGGGATAATTAAAGCTGACTCCTTCCTGGGGATAGACTACTACCAGGGGCTCACCTTACATGGGGTTATAAACGCGATAGTCTTCACCACTTTCTTTGCCGTTGCCTTTGGAAACGCCGTAGTTCTGTATCTTTTGAAGAAACCTCTGAGACCGGCGATTCAGTGGCTTTCTTGGATACTCATGGTAGGCGGGACGTTAATGGCAGCCTGGGCTATGTTCACAAAGAAGGCAACACTCCTCTACACCTTTTACCCTCCCCTGATAGGGCACTGGACTTTCTATATAGGAACAGTTCTTCTTGTTGTGGGTTCGCTGTTGCCCTTTTTCTTTGACTGGATACCTAACGCCATAGCGTGGAGGAGGGAAAAACAAGAAAAGCTACCCCTTGCGGTATTCGGAGTCTTCGTAAACCATACCCTCTGGACTATAATGATAGTACCCGTTGCTATAGAAATTCTTTTCCAGCTCTTTCCACTTTCTGTGGGTTGGGTTGATGAGATAAATCCGCTCCTTGCAAGGACACTTTTCTGGTTCTTTGGACATCCTGTCGTTTACTTCTGGCTCCTTCCAGCCTACGTGATGCTCTATACGATGCTTCCAAAGATAGCTTCAGAAAAAGGAAAACTTTACTCTGACCAGGCTGCGAGGCTTGCCTTTATACTCTTTCTCCTGTTCTCCCTTCCTGTTGGACTCCACCACCAGTTTACAGAGCCTGGTATATCCAACGCTTGGAAGCTCATCCACGCCATCTTTACCTTCTGTGTTGCCCTTCCAAGTCTTATAACTGCCTTTACCGTTGCTGCCTCCCTTGAATACTCTGCAAAGGCTGAAGACCCTTCTGTGAAGAACTCCAAGTTCTACTGGTGGATGAGACTACCCTATCTTAGGCTTGAGGGGGATAAGTGGCTCTTATCCTACCTCTTCGCAGGGCTCGTTCTTTTCTTCTTTGGAGGCATTACAGGGATAGTAAACGCCTCTTACAACCTTAATTTAGCCGTTCACAACACAGCTTACGTACCCGGACACTTCCACACAACCGTCGGAGGATTAGTCCTCCTTGCCTTCTTAGGGATGTCCCTCTACATGGTCTCCAAGCTTAGGGGAACGGAGGTAAAGTTCAAGGGTCTTGCCGCCTTAGCTCCCTACTTCTGGATGCAGGGGATGTTCATGTTCTCCTACGCTATGATGGTTGGGGGTGCCCTTGAAGGTTTTCCAAGAAGGACAAACGCCGGACTCACTTACCTTAACCCAGACTCTCCCCTCTACAGACCTGAGTGGGTAGGTTACGCCCAGCTTTCCGTTGTGGGCGGTGTGCTTCTTGGTATTGGTTTTCTCTTCTTCCTTATAGCCTTTTTAGGAACGCTTCTCGCTCCAAAAGTCAGGGAGGCTACGGTTGAGTTCCCTATAGCGGAGGCTTATCACGACGGACCCTCCACCGTGCTGAACAACCTTAAAGGCTGGACCGTCGCGGCTGTTCTCCTCGCCGTTCTCTCCTACATACCTCCACTCTACGATGTTACCCAGAGAGGTGTCTTTCAGAACTCACCCGCTTACAACGAGCAATATCCCATACCACTAAAGCAACTACAGCAGACCCAGAAGGAGAGTAAGGAGCTTTCCCTGAGGGAGGAGAGGTGA
- the coxB gene encoding cytochrome c oxidase subunit II: MEQVLAFPAKWWNEAVTVWLVVAVVIYVVVAVPGLYFIMKYRFKPGEREIGDHEKHGHWGLEALWTIVPTIIVLVLATYSFAIFKKQRTAPPDAMTIKVTGFMWGWQAEYLDEKGNTIKTVVTTFNPTGYEVPDDQKIVVPAGKPVKALLTSLDVIHSFYVMPARITEDMVPGRITHLWFQINKPGEYWIFCREFCGTGHSHMFTKLKVVPPEQFTLWLKGETNLANKSNQIKGNL; the protein is encoded by the coding sequence ATGGAGCAGGTGCTCGCCTTTCCAGCAAAGTGGTGGAACGAAGCCGTAACCGTGTGGCTGGTGGTTGCGGTCGTTATTTACGTTGTGGTTGCGGTCCCGGGTTTGTACTTCATAATGAAGTACAGGTTCAAGCCGGGCGAGAGGGAGATAGGAGACCATGAGAAACACGGACACTGGGGACTTGAAGCTCTGTGGACCATAGTTCCCACTATAATAGTCCTCGTCCTTGCAACCTACTCCTTCGCTATATTCAAGAAGCAGAGGACAGCTCCCCCGGACGCTATGACCATTAAGGTTACTGGCTTCATGTGGGGTTGGCAGGCGGAATATCTTGATGAGAAAGGTAATACTATAAAGACCGTTGTCACCACTTTTAACCCCACAGGTTATGAGGTGCCCGATGACCAGAAGATAGTCGTCCCTGCAGGCAAACCCGTTAAAGCACTCCTCACTTCCCTTGACGTCATTCACTCTTTCTACGTTATGCCGGCAAGGATAACCGAGGATATGGTTCCAGGCAGGATAACCCACCTTTGGTTCCAGATAAACAAGCCTGGAGAGTACTGGATATTCTGCAGGGAGTTCTGCGGAACCGGGCACTCCCACATGTTTACAAAACTGAAGGTTGTTCCCCCAGAACAGTTCACCTTGTGGCTAAAAGGTGAGACCAACCTTGCTAACAAGTCCAATCAGATAAAGGGGAATCTTTAA
- the uppP gene encoding undecaprenyl-diphosphatase UppP, whose translation MELKDAFILGIVEGLTEFLPVSSTGHLILTAHILGISHTEFTKSFEIAVQLGSILAVVFIYLERFIKDFETWKRVVLAFIPTGLVGFLLYKLIKGYFIGNDLIVVVNLFLGGIILIIADKYCERFCSLKDIDELPIKRAPIIGLFQALAVMPGVSRSGATIIGGMLMGLSRKSAAEFSFILAVPTMLAATSYDLLKTGGQFGSSQWELLGIGFVTAFFTALVTVKAFLKFLNSHGFMVFGVYRIVIALVYAAAFLL comes from the coding sequence ATGGAGCTTAAGGATGCTTTTATTCTGGGGATTGTGGAGGGGTTAACCGAGTTTCTTCCTGTTTCTTCAACAGGACACCTGATACTTACAGCCCACATCTTGGGTATCTCCCATACTGAGTTTACAAAGAGCTTTGAGATAGCCGTTCAGCTTGGTTCAATCCTTGCCGTTGTTTTTATCTACCTTGAACGTTTTATAAAGGACTTTGAGACCTGGAAGAGGGTAGTCTTAGCCTTTATACCTACCGGACTTGTAGGTTTTCTTCTTTACAAGTTGATAAAGGGATACTTTATAGGAAACGACTTGATAGTGGTAGTTAACCTGTTTTTAGGAGGTATCATACTTATAATCGCCGATAAATACTGTGAGAGGTTCTGTTCCCTTAAGGATATAGATGAACTCCCTATAAAAAGGGCTCCTATTATAGGCTTATTTCAGGCTCTTGCGGTCATGCCAGGAGTTTCAAGGTCCGGGGCAACCATAATAGGAGGTATGCTCATGGGTCTTTCGCGCAAAAGTGCCGCCGAGTTTTCCTTCATACTCGCAGTCCCAACAATGCTTGCCGCCACCTCTTATGACCTGTTGAAAACGGGAGGTCAGTTTGGAAGCTCCCAGTGGGAACTTTTAGGGATAGGTTTTGTAACAGCCTTCTTCACCGCACTGGTAACAGTAAAAGCCTTTCTAAAGTTCCTCAACTCTCACGGCTTCATGGTCTTTGGTGTTTACAGGATAGTTATAGCCCTGGTCTATGCGGCAGCCTTCCTTCTATAA
- a CDS encoding DUF3501 family protein codes for MRKVSKEDILNIYEYEKVRPEKLAEITQLKKKRRVPVGDKVTLVFENYDTVWFQIQEMIRIERLVKDEDIQFEIDTYNELIPDKNQLSATLFIEIPDEGERKEALPKLVGIHDAVYIHIGNKYTIKARADERSQMDYESGKASVVHFLKWDFTPEQVEAFKREPVRIEINHENYKAITELPPEVKEELIKDLESD; via the coding sequence ATGAGAAAGGTTAGTAAAGAGGATATCCTGAATATTTACGAATACGAAAAGGTAAGACCAGAAAAACTGGCGGAGATTACACAGCTTAAGAAGAAAAGAAGGGTTCCCGTGGGGGATAAAGTTACCTTAGTCTTTGAAAACTACGATACAGTGTGGTTTCAGATACAGGAGATGATAAGGATAGAGAGACTCGTTAAGGATGAGGATATACAGTTTGAGATAGATACCTATAACGAGCTCATACCTGATAAGAACCAGCTCTCCGCCACTCTGTTTATAGAGATACCCGACGAGGGAGAGAGAAAGGAAGCACTACCAAAGCTGGTTGGTATACATGATGCCGTTTACATACATATAGGGAACAAGTACACCATAAAAGCCCGTGCAGATGAAAGGAGTCAGATGGATTACGAGTCTGGGAAGGCTTCAGTTGTTCATTTCTTGAAATGGGATTTTACACCGGAACAGGTGGAAGCTTTCAAGAGAGAACCTGTAAGGATAGAGATAAACCATGAAAATTATAAGGCTATTACAGAACTGCCTCCAGAGGTTAAGGAAGAACTTATAAAGGACCTTGAGAGCGATTAA
- a CDS encoding SCO family protein, with translation MIKALFAVLLLSTCMTFAEAVGANNALRKDFFDPELLKIDTSKYLGNYVSNTEVVLERGERVKLYELLKGKPTVLLFSYYTCEGSCPIRIDNLNRLIKRSDSLLNRDFRVLVLSFDEKDNLETLKKFKESHGPFTSQWVFGLIPKENIETLTNSVGFRFFFSERDKTFVHTNVYVFLAPDGRITRYLFGINPAERDVRIALAEAEGGRISTNSVVDLALLVCYTYDPSRSAFVVNPTIIFGGVGFAALGSVVMLAFISSKLVKREVQ, from the coding sequence ATGATTAAGGCGTTGTTTGCTGTCCTTCTTCTGAGCACATGTATGACATTTGCAGAAGCTGTTGGAGCTAACAACGCCCTGAGAAAGGACTTCTTTGACCCAGAGCTCCTGAAGATAGATACGAGCAAGTATCTGGGTAACTACGTGTCAAATACCGAGGTTGTTCTTGAAAGGGGTGAAAGGGTCAAACTTTATGAACTCCTCAAGGGTAAACCTACCGTACTCCTTTTCTCCTACTATACCTGTGAGGGTTCATGCCCTATACGTATAGACAACCTAAACAGGCTTATAAAGAGGTCTGACTCTCTCCTGAATAGGGATTTCAGGGTTCTTGTCCTATCCTTTGATGAGAAGGATAACCTTGAAACACTGAAGAAGTTTAAAGAGTCTCATGGACCCTTCACCTCCCAGTGGGTTTTCGGTTTAATCCCCAAGGAGAATATAGAGACCCTTACGAATAGTGTTGGTTTTAGGTTTTTCTTCTCCGAAAGGGATAAGACCTTTGTTCATACTAACGTTTACGTATTCCTTGCTCCCGATGGGAGGATAACTAGGTATCTGTTTGGTATAAACCCCGCCGAAAGGGATGTAAGGATAGCCTTGGCTGAAGCTGAGGGCGGAAGGATATCAACAAACTCGGTGGTTGACCTTGCGCTCCTGGTCTGCTATACCTACGACCCCTCAAGGAGCGCTTTTGTTGTCAATCCCACCATAATCTTTGGAGGGGTTGGTTTTGCGGCGCTTGGGAGTGTGGTTATGCTGGCTTTTATATCAAGTAAGTTAGTTAAAAGGGAGGTGCAATGA
- a CDS encoding geranylgeranyl reductase family protein, which translates to MGDNYRAVKYDVVVVGGGPAGASTARYLSQKGAKVLLIERRKLPRFKLCAGCLSARITPLLPKGWESEVLNKVRGGLLGFRGEVFHEKLEPESVAYIVDRSSFDRFLVNSAVEEGTVLWEETEFLSFEPGGTLRVKTDKGTVEANFLVGADGFYTRVGRQLGYRKEKYFRSVEFWTEGDLRDRVVIDIGVVKRGYAWIFPKGDMVSVGLATTGKENTLSVLKDYTAKHKLIKFGEVKKAKGWMIPFITSEGELQLGKENVLLVGDAANLVDPLLGEGIYYGVLGGRLLAEAITEDPSNALTLYGEKLRKEILPDLIYAGKIAQLAYSFQWAAFRMAGGFTMDRFLKLLRGEESYIRLYREGLYDFVKSLLSFENFSHIIIDKILRRR; encoded by the coding sequence ATGGGAGATAATTATAGAGCTGTGAAGTACGACGTAGTTGTTGTAGGAGGAGGTCCGGCAGGGGCTAGCACTGCCAGATACTTATCTCAGAAGGGCGCAAAGGTTCTCCTTATTGAGAGGAGAAAACTTCCTAGGTTCAAGCTTTGTGCGGGTTGTCTCTCTGCAAGGATAACCCCACTACTGCCAAAGGGCTGGGAATCGGAAGTCTTAAACAAAGTAAGGGGGGGACTCCTGGGATTCAGAGGGGAGGTATTCCATGAGAAGCTTGAGCCGGAGTCTGTAGCTTATATAGTGGACAGGTCCAGCTTTGATCGCTTTCTTGTGAATAGTGCGGTTGAGGAAGGCACAGTGCTGTGGGAGGAGACCGAATTTCTGAGTTTTGAACCTGGAGGGACGCTTCGCGTAAAAACTGACAAGGGAACGGTGGAAGCGAACTTCCTTGTGGGGGCTGACGGATTTTACACCAGGGTTGGTAGACAGCTCGGATATAGAAAGGAAAAATACTTTCGTTCTGTAGAGTTCTGGACTGAGGGAGACCTACGGGACAGAGTTGTGATAGACATAGGTGTAGTCAAAAGGGGCTACGCCTGGATATTTCCCAAGGGGGATATGGTTAGCGTTGGGCTTGCCACAACAGGAAAGGAGAACACTCTCTCGGTTCTGAAGGACTACACAGCCAAACACAAGCTGATAAAGTTCGGGGAGGTCAAAAAAGCGAAAGGCTGGATGATACCTTTCATAACCTCAGAAGGAGAGTTGCAGCTCGGTAAAGAGAACGTACTGCTGGTTGGAGATGCGGCTAACCTCGTTGACCCTCTCCTGGGGGAAGGCATCTATTACGGGGTTCTGGGGGGAAGACTTCTCGCTGAAGCCATCACGGAAGACCCTTCCAATGCCCTTACCCTTTATGGAGAGAAGCTAAGAAAAGAAATCCTACCCGACCTTATTTACGCAGGTAAGATAGCCCAGCTCGCTTACAGCTTCCAATGGGCAGCCTTCCGTATGGCTGGTGGTTTTACCATGGACAGGTTCCTGAAACTCCTTAGAGGGGAGGAGAGCTACATACGGCTTTACAGGGAAGGCTTGTACGATTTTGTAAAGTCCCTCTTGTCCTTTGAAAATTTTTCGCATATAATAATAGATAAAATCCTAAGGAGGAGGTGA
- a CDS encoding SCO family protein → MSLLAPLVSLLLLFLFSFSQTGGTGIPPNESRTLGNRVPDVLLVDSEGTEFNLYSLRGKPVIISPVYTHCTSACPIITESLKKVIKLFGEVGKDFYILTLTFDPQDTVPDLKSFAEKHGLNYKGWKVVLVRDRTQLFKLLDAIDFRFATLPNRDFVHPNLIVFLDKDMVIRKYMYGVTFDKLEFANALRIARGEVALPEKFRGYLFLLGMLGFTGTIVFTIVRLTQIRYRRKAAA, encoded by the coding sequence ATGTCTCTTCTGGCTCCCCTCGTCTCCCTCCTTCTTCTCTTTCTTTTTTCCTTCTCCCAGACAGGTGGGACCGGTATACCTCCCAATGAAAGTAGAACCCTGGGAAATAGAGTCCCCGACGTTTTACTCGTGGACTCAGAGGGCACGGAGTTTAACCTATACTCCCTAAGGGGGAAACCCGTAATAATAAGTCCCGTTTATACCCACTGTACCTCCGCATGTCCCATAATAACCGAGAGCCTTAAAAAGGTCATAAAGCTCTTCGGAGAGGTAGGTAAAGACTTTTACATTCTGACTCTGACCTTTGACCCACAGGATACGGTTCCTGACTTGAAAAGCTTTGCAGAGAAACACGGACTGAATTACAAGGGATGGAAGGTAGTCCTCGTCAGAGACAGGACCCAGCTTTTTAAACTCCTTGATGCTATAGACTTCAGATTCGCTACCCTCCCTAACAGGGACTTTGTCCACCCTAACCTGATAGTTTTCCTTGATAAAGATATGGTAATACGCAAGTACATGTACGGAGTAACCTTTGATAAACTTGAGTTTGCCAACGCTCTCAGGATTGCAAGGGGTGAGGTGGCTCTGCCGGAGAAGTTCAGAGGATACCTGTTCCTACTGGGCATGCTTGGATTCACTGGGACAATTGTGTTTACCATAGTAAGGCTTACCCAGATACGTTATAGAAGGAAGGCTGCCGCATAG
- a CDS encoding cytochrome c oxidase subunit I: MREAISVPYFGASLKEWLFTTDHKKIGILYLSTAYIFFLVAGFFGLIIRFEQTSPGIQLVQPDFYNYLLTGHGAVLLLWWAIASHIGGFGNFLLPLMIGAKDVAFPRLNALSWWAFFGASVLVLLTLIPGNHIKMMWTGYPPYSASGDAGVTALYVFIIHLVGVSSIATAVNFITTYIKMRAPGINFWNTNMFVHCLIAANVIQLVGVPSLAGAVTMLLLDKYLGTNFYNPAKGGDPLLYQNVFWFYSHPVVYVQILPVFGFFSEIVPTFARRPLFGYKSMIFAVWGITLLSFEVWIHHMFVSGVPDWARVIMSYTTILIAVPTGIKIFNWIGTLHGGAIILRSPMLYALGGIFMFLIGGLTGIPNAMVAIDLGISDSLFIVGHFHYVLGMALTLGLFGAIIYWFPKMTGKMYPENLGKVSFWLTFIGANLFYFFQMVVGMLGNPRRYPDYPPIPEWVTLHNIQTVGALILGLGVLVFTIGILKGLFAGEKAPDNPWQSQSLEWQIPSPAPVDNFGEEHPKVEPDYHPYKYGAPPVF; encoded by the coding sequence ATGAGAGAGGCCATATCTGTCCCTTACTTCGGTGCGAGTTTAAAAGAGTGGCTCTTCACTACGGACCACAAGAAGATAGGTATCCTTTACCTGTCCACCGCTTACATATTTTTCCTCGTGGCTGGGTTCTTTGGTCTGATAATAAGGTTTGAGCAGACCTCTCCTGGAATACAGCTGGTTCAGCCGGACTTTTACAACTACCTGCTCACGGGACACGGAGCTGTCCTTCTCCTGTGGTGGGCGATAGCCTCCCACATAGGTGGGTTCGGTAACTTCCTCCTACCCCTTATGATAGGTGCCAAGGACGTTGCCTTCCCCAGACTCAACGCTTTGAGCTGGTGGGCTTTCTTCGGCGCGAGCGTTCTTGTTCTACTAACGCTTATACCTGGAAACCACATAAAGATGATGTGGACTGGTTACCCTCCCTACTCAGCGAGCGGTGATGCTGGAGTTACAGCCCTTTACGTCTTCATAATCCACCTCGTAGGAGTTTCCTCCATAGCCACCGCGGTAAACTTCATAACCACCTACATAAAGATGAGGGCGCCCGGAATAAACTTCTGGAACACAAACATGTTCGTCCACTGTCTGATAGCGGCGAACGTTATACAGCTCGTAGGTGTCCCTTCCCTTGCAGGTGCGGTTACGATGCTCCTCCTTGACAAGTACCTCGGAACCAACTTCTACAATCCCGCTAAGGGAGGAGACCCGCTTCTTTACCAGAACGTTTTCTGGTTCTATTCCCATCCCGTTGTTTATGTTCAGATACTCCCTGTATTTGGCTTCTTCTCTGAGATAGTCCCCACCTTCGCAAGAAGACCGCTCTTTGGATACAAGTCTATGATATTTGCCGTGTGGGGGATAACCCTCCTAAGTTTTGAGGTCTGGATACACCACATGTTCGTCTCCGGTGTACCCGATTGGGCAAGGGTGATAATGTCTTACACCACGATACTGATTGCGGTTCCCACCGGTATAAAGATATTCAACTGGATAGGGACCCTTCACGGTGGAGCTATAATACTCAGATCTCCAATGCTCTATGCTCTCGGCGGAATATTCATGTTCCTCATAGGTGGACTGACGGGAATACCCAACGCCATGGTCGCCATAGACCTTGGAATCTCCGACTCCCTCTTCATCGTCGGACACTTCCACTACGTTCTCGGAATGGCTCTGACGCTTGGTCTCTTCGGTGCCATAATCTACTGGTTCCCCAAGATGACCGGAAAGATGTATCCCGAAAACCTTGGAAAGGTATCCTTCTGGCTCACCTTCATAGGTGCAAACCTCTTCTACTTCTTCCAGATGGTGGTCGGAATGCTCGGTAATCCCAGAAGGTATCCCGACTATCCTCCCATACCCGAATGGGTAACCCTGCACAATATACAGACTGTTGGTGCGCTTATCCTCGGTCTCGGTGTGCTCGTCTTTACGATAGGCATACTCAAGGGGCTCTTCGCAGGAGAGAAGGCTCCCGACAACCCGTGGCAGTCCCAGTCCCTTGAGTGGCAGATACCTTCACCGGCTCCCGTTGATAACTTCGGTGAGGAGCACCCCAAAGTAGAACCCGATTACCACCCTTATAAGTACGGCGCACCTCCCGTCTTTTAG
- a CDS encoding cytochrome c oxidase subunit II, with protein MDRAERNALTIAIALLLFFFVLIVYAAKGLKIDLPTCITDVQPFKEGRLIQHAPDRYELHVVARMWFFDFNQGQTEIELPVGSTVDFYLTSADVVHGMHVNGTTVNLMAIPGTVNYARYRFEKPGVYHVVCHEFCGVGHQAMQGKIVVK; from the coding sequence ATGGATAGAGCTGAGAGAAACGCTCTTACTATTGCGATAGCTTTACTCCTCTTCTTCTTCGTCCTTATAGTTTATGCTGCAAAGGGTCTCAAGATAGACCTTCCAACTTGTATAACGGATGTCCAGCCCTTCAAAGAGGGAAGATTGATACAGCATGCTCCTGATAGGTATGAGCTCCACGTTGTTGCAAGGATGTGGTTTTTTGACTTTAATCAGGGGCAAACCGAGATAGAGCTTCCAGTAGGCTCAACCGTTGACTTTTACCTCACATCCGCCGATGTCGTTCACGGTATGCATGTGAATGGAACTACCGTAAACCTCATGGCAATACCAGGAACGGTGAACTACGCAAGGTACAGGTTTGAGAAACCGGGGGTTTACCACGTTGTCTGCCACGAATTCTGCGGCGTGGGTCATCAAGCTATGCAGGGAAAGATAGTAGTTAAGTGA
- a CDS encoding rubrerythrin family protein, producing MSKSLQGTRTLENLKHAFAGESQANRRYLYFAREADIQGYPDVANIFRETAEGETGHAFGHLDMLRKYGGVDPATEKPINSLEEMLESAIAGETYEYTEMYPGFAKVAREEGFDEIAEWMETLARAEKSHAGRFQKALEQYKASA from the coding sequence ATGAGCAAGAGCCTACAAGGAACAAGAACTCTTGAGAATCTAAAGCATGCCTTTGCTGGGGAATCCCAGGCTAACAGAAGGTATCTCTACTTTGCAAGGGAGGCTGACATCCAGGGTTACCCCGATGTAGCCAACATCTTCAGAGAAACTGCTGAGGGTGAAACCGGACACGCTTTCGGTCACCTTGACATGCTCAGAAAGTATGGCGGTGTGGACCCCGCAACGGAAAAGCCCATAAACTCCCTTGAGGAGATGCTTGAGTCCGCAATAGCCGGTGAAACCTACGAGTACACCGAGATGTACCCCGGCTTTGCAAAGGTAGCCAGGGAGGAAGGCTTTGACGAGATAGCGGAGTGGATGGAAACCCTCGCAAGGGCTGAAAAGTCCCACGCTGGAAGGTTCCAGAAAGCCCTTGAGCAGTACAAAGCTTCCGCTTAA
- a CDS encoding heterodisulfide reductase-related iron-sulfur binding cluster: MMYESGIGGVKEFNFDLKDPKFYDEEAIWEEAKRVYSKCKDCRMCVGFCPSFPSLFDAVDAKDDDIEKLTKEELAKPLELCFHCKQCYFRCPYTPPHEWKIDFPHLSLRYKAWKFKNKGAKLTDKLMVNTDLNGKLNVGPQAHILNALMNTKPVRVILENFMGVDQRAKLPQFNTESFPSWFKKNKRPVKGENGKVVLFSTCLLNYNFLQKGIALTRVLEKNDVYVELPETQECCGIPYFDLGDIDSAAQKAKRNVRNLKPYVDAGFDIIVPIPTCALQLKYEYPLLLPDEPDAKAVAEKVYDVHEYLWKLNEEGKFNKDFKVSMGNIAYHIPCHLKSLNVGYKGVALLRLIPETKVRIVDRCSGHDGTFGVKKETFDYAFKVGSRLFDDLKAQEADLYVSDCPLASHMIELGTGKQPLHPLEVLYRAYGGD, from the coding sequence ATGATGTACGAATCCGGTATAGGCGGTGTTAAAGAATTCAACTTTGACCTTAAAGACCCAAAGTTCTACGATGAGGAAGCCATATGGGAGGAAGCGAAGAGAGTATACTCCAAATGTAAAGACTGCCGTATGTGCGTGGGTTTTTGTCCTTCCTTTCCTTCACTCTTTGATGCTGTTGATGCTAAAGATGACGACATAGAGAAACTTACAAAGGAGGAGCTTGCTAAGCCCTTAGAGCTCTGTTTCCACTGCAAACAGTGTTACTTTAGATGTCCCTATACACCTCCCCACGAGTGGAAGATTGACTTCCCCCATCTCTCTCTTAGATACAAAGCCTGGAAGTTTAAGAATAAAGGTGCAAAACTAACAGATAAATTAATGGTAAATACCGATCTCAACGGGAAGCTCAATGTTGGACCCCAGGCACACATCCTGAACGCTCTAATGAATACAAAACCCGTGAGGGTTATCCTTGAGAACTTTATGGGGGTGGACCAGAGAGCCAAACTTCCTCAGTTCAATACGGAGAGCTTCCCATCCTGGTTTAAGAAGAACAAAAGACCTGTGAAGGGAGAAAACGGCAAGGTAGTTTTATTTTCAACCTGCCTTTTGAACTACAACTTTCTCCAGAAGGGGATAGCCTTGACGAGAGTTCTTGAGAAGAACGATGTTTACGTTGAGCTCCCCGAAACCCAGGAGTGTTGTGGAATCCCATACTTTGACCTCGGAGATATTGACTCCGCTGCCCAGAAAGCAAAGAGGAATGTGCGCAACCTAAAACCTTACGTGGATGCGGGATTTGACATAATAGTTCCCATACCTACATGTGCCCTTCAGCTCAAGTATGAATACCCTCTGTTGCTCCCCGATGAACCCGATGCGAAAGCTGTTGCCGAAAAGGTTTACGACGTTCATGAATATCTTTGGAAACTGAACGAAGAAGGAAAGTTCAACAAGGACTTCAAGGTGTCAATGGGTAACATAGCTTACCACATTCCTTGCCATCTCAAATCTCTTAACGTTGGGTATAAGGGTGTTGCGCTCCTGAGGCTTATACCCGAGACTAAGGTTAGGATAGTTGACAGATGCTCAGGGCACGATGGAACTTTCGGTGTTAAGAAGGAAACCTTTGACTACGCTTTCAAAGTGGGCTCAAGACTTTTTGACGACCTTAAAGCGCAGGAAGCGGACCTTTACGTTTCTGACTGTCCTCTGGCTTCCCATATGATAGAGCTGGGCACAGGGAAACAACCCTTACACCCCCTTGAGGTTCTTTATCGCGCTTATGGAGGAGATTAA